CATGGAAAACTGCGACCTCAGCGAAGCCAACCTGACCAATGTCGTGCTGCATGGCGCGGTGCTGACAGGCGCCCGAATGGACCAGACAAACCTGACCGGGGCGGACCTTGTCTGCGCCATTCTGGACGGCGTCGATTTTTCCAGGACGGATATTTCCCATGCGTCGTTTCCAAAGTCGCTCGACGATCTGGAGGGCGACCTGCCGCAGACGCTGAAGAATCATCATCTCTGGGTCACCAGCAAGGGGGATATCGGCGCCCGCGCGGTGCTGTCGCGCTACGTCCTGTCGGAAAAGGATTTCACCTCCGTCAACCTTTCGATGGCGAACCTGTCCTACAGCAATTTCCGGGGATGCCATTTCGAACGGGCGCATCTGATCATGGCGGATCTCAGCTATTGCGACCTGCGGGACGCCAATCTCAGCTACACCGATCTGCGCGGCGCCGGATTGACCCGCGCGAACCTGACCGGCGCGAACCTGACCGGCGCCCGCCTGGGGCCGGTGCCGATGGAAGGCGCGATCGGCCGGGAATGGACCACCAATCTGCAGTTCACGCGCCTCAACAGCGCGCGATTCCTCGGCGCGGATCTCGTCGCCGCCAATTTCACCGGCGCCGACCTGACCGATGCGAGCCTGAAAGGCAGCGATCTGTCCCGCGCGGTGCTGACCGATGCGCTTCTGGACGGGGCGGACCTGCGCGAGGCGAACCTTGCCGGCGCCGATTTGCGCGGCGCGGTCGGCCTGCGGCGCGGCGGCGTGACCTGATTTCCGCCGGCTCATACGCCGAGATAGCGCGCCCGGATATCCGGACCGGAGATCAGCGCCGCGCTGTCGCCGGACCAGGCGATGCGGCCCTTTTCCATGATATAGTGCCAGTCGCCGATGCGGGTCAGCGCGTCCAGGTTCTTGTCGATCAGCAGGATTGCGAGCCCTTCGGATTTCAGCATTTCCAGGCAGCGCCAGATCTCGCCGCGGACCATCGGCGCCAGGCCTTCGGTCGCCTCGTCCAGGATCAGCAGTTCCGGGTTGGTCATCAGCGCGCGACCGATGGCGAGCATCTGCTGTTCGCCGCCGGACAGCGAATCGCCCCTGTTGTCCCGGCGCGCCGCCAGCGTTGGAAACATTTCGTAGACCCGGTCCGCTGTCCATGGCCGTTGGGCATTGCGCCGGTTGGCGGCGGTCGCCACCAGGTTTTCATGCGCCGAAAGGTTCGGGAAAATCTGCCGGCCCTCCGGAACAAGGGCGATGCCGTGCCGGGCGATCCTGTGGCTGGGCAGGCCCCGCAGCGCCAGCTTGCGAAAGCGGATGCTGCCGCCGCGCGGCGGTTTCAGCCCCATTATCGCGTTGACGGTCGTCGTCTTGCCCATCCCGTTGCGGCCCAGCAGGGTAACGACCTGGGCGGGTTTCACGTCGAAGCTGACGCCGAACAGCACCTGGCTTTCACCGTAAAACGTCGTGATGCCCGCAACTTCCAGCATCAGGAATCCTCGCCCAGATAGGCGCGGCGGACATCGGCGTCGCGGCGGATCGCGTCCGGCGTCCCGGTCGCGATGCAGGATCCGTTGACCAGCACGGAAATCCGGTCGGCCAACGCGAACACCGTGTCCATATCGTGTTCGACCAGCAGGATCGCGACCGTTCCCTTCAATGCCCGCAGCAGGGCGACCATGCGCTCGGTTTCGTCGACGCCCATGCCGGCGGCGGGTTCGTCGAGCAGCAGCAGCGACGGTTCGGTCGCCAGCGCCATGGCCAGTTCCAGTTGCCGCTGTTCGCCATGCGCCAGGTTGCCGGCCAGCCCGTCGCGGCGGTTGCCGAGGCCGACGCGCCGCAGCATTGCCGCGGCGGGGTCGCGCAGCGCCGGGTCGACGCGCGCGTCGCGCCAGAAGCGAAAGCTGTGCCCGGCATGCGCCTGCACCGCAAGCGCGACATTGTCCTCCACCGTAAGGCCGGAAAAGATGCTGGTGATCTGGAACGACCGCGCCAGCCCGCGCCGGGACCGCTGCGCCG
This region of Alphaproteobacteria bacterium genomic DNA includes:
- a CDS encoding ABC transporter ATP-binding protein, with amino-acid sequence MLEVAGITTFYGESQVLFGVSFDVKPAQVVTLLGRNGMGKTTTVNAIMGLKPPRGGSIRFRKLALRGLPSHRIARHGIALVPEGRQIFPNLSAHENLVATAANRRNAQRPWTADRVYEMFPTLAARRDNRGDSLSGGEQQMLAIGRALMTNPELLILDEATEGLAPMVRGEIWRCLEMLKSEGLAILLIDKNLDALTRIGDWHYIMEKGRIAWSGDSAALISGPDIRARYLGV
- a CDS encoding pentapeptide repeat-containing protein, which translates into the protein MTTRDVDVYSDQYRRDPRAIQRTRLTQQELDEIMALHARFLKQDRSGKRASLKLTNLSYLDFSGRDLRGADFTGAELKGARMIGTNLHSANMFAVDLRDADLSNAILDLVDLRGSSMRCTNLAHASLIEADLRAGRLYNRDSYGELKAVRQKPSVTDLAAAILTGSDLSHAKMGDALIIETDLTDANMSGVNLARADMTASILTGANMENCDLSEANLTNVVLHGAVLTGARMDQTNLTGADLVCAILDGVDFSRTDISHASFPKSLDDLEGDLPQTLKNHHLWVTSKGDIGARAVLSRYVLSEKDFTSVNLSMANLSYSNFRGCHFERAHLIMADLSYCDLRDANLSYTDLRGAGLTRANLTGANLTGARLGPVPMEGAIGREWTTNLQFTRLNSARFLGADLVAANFTGADLTDASLKGSDLSRAVLTDALLDGADLREANLAGADLRGAVGLRRGGVT
- a CDS encoding ABC transporter ATP-binding protein; this encodes MTEPLLRVDSLVKRFGGLIATDHLSLDILPGEVHAVIGPNGAGKTTFIAQLAGELRPDSGTIHFDGRNITRLDAAQRSRRGLARSFQITSIFSGLTVEDNVALAVQAHAGHSFRFWRDARVDPALRDPAAAMLRRVGLGNRRDGLAGNLAHGEQRQLELAMALATEPSLLLLDEPAAGMGVDETERMVALLRALKGTVAILLVEHDMDTVFALADRISVLVNGSCIATGTPDAIRRDADVRRAYLGEDS